The genomic stretch ATATTTTCATATCAAATATTTTGGCGGGAGAGGGAAGGAATCGAACCTTCCTCCCAGTTTTTACTGGGACAAGCGGGTTTGAAGCCCGAGGCCAGCACCAGCATAGCAACCCCTCCCTTCTATTTTATAAATTATTTTTTATTAATTCGGCATACCTATCCATTTGGGCATCATCTTGGTATTTCTTTTTTTGAAGCGCCAATCTAAAGTTGTCATCTTTATACCTAGGAACAATGTGAATATGGGCGTGAAATACCTCTTGACCACCAGCACTCTCGACATTTTGGATAATATTTAAACCATCACAGGAAATACCATTTTTTATTGCTTTGGCAAGTTGCTTGACCTTATAGTAGATTGAATTTGAGTACTCATCGGGCATATCAAGGATATTTCTAAAATGAGTTTTAGGGATTAAAAGGGTATGGCCATAATTAACAGGCATAATATCTAATATAGCTATATAGTGTTCATCCTCATATATCTTTTTACTTGGCAATTCTCCGTTTATTATTTTACAAAAAATACAATCCATAACACCCCCCGATGTGTTGAAATATTAAAAATTATACTATATTAAAATTATAAATA from Deferribacterota bacterium encodes the following:
- a CDS encoding HIT family protein; amino-acid sequence: MDCIFCKIINGELPSKKIYEDEHYIAILDIMPVNYGHTLLIPKTHFRNILDMPDEYSNSIYYKVKQLAKAIKNGISCDGLNIIQNVESAGGQEVFHAHIHIVPRYKDDNFRLALQKKKYQDDAQMDRYAELIKNNL